From Sodalis glossinidius str. 'morsitans', the proteins below share one genomic window:
- a CDS encoding DNA circularization protein — MSHWKDKLRPASFRGVPFQVEDDEGTFGRRVQVHEYPNRDQPYTEDLGRATRRFSISAYLVGNDFFEARDRLIVAIDTPGPGTLVHPYYGEIAVCIDGEVRVIHSGRDGRMCRVNFSVVEAGELSFPTAGIATSQTLISSCSALNDRIGEAFANVGLKDLPDFAQDGVLARTKSMINNVTKAFDTIDSGITAASRLLHGDISVILKPGSSGKSLVEAIQRMWRAGRRTGQDALMLAQQIKTLAGVTLGNDLAPRGVWKSDRPSVQAERRHSNRIAALLRTTAIHEATWRLTQLPPPRTALLPVNQRGKRQIHVNISHPALHAALHKTDNPMERVAAVTWDALVTVRETLNQSIEHEQASTLDDALFLALQQVKTDANRDIATRLAQVEKTVTRTPEAVLPALVLAAKWYDNAARETDITSRNAVNHPGFMPVKPLRVPAR; from the coding sequence ATGAGTCACTGGAAAGATAAACTACGACCAGCATCTTTTCGCGGCGTGCCGTTTCAGGTGGAAGACGACGAGGGGACTTTTGGACGGCGAGTACAAGTTCACGAATACCCCAATCGGGATCAGCCCTATACCGAAGATCTGGGACGCGCCACCCGACGCTTTAGTATTAGCGCCTATCTGGTCGGTAATGATTTTTTCGAGGCCAGAGATCGGCTGATAGTGGCTATTGATACGCCAGGGCCGGGTACGCTGGTACACCCCTACTACGGTGAGATAGCCGTCTGTATTGACGGTGAAGTGAGAGTGATCCATAGCGGGCGCGATGGGAGGATGTGTCGCGTCAACTTTAGTGTAGTTGAGGCGGGCGAGCTATCCTTTCCAACAGCGGGTATTGCGACGAGCCAAACGTTAATTTCTTCCTGTTCAGCCCTAAATGATCGCATTGGTGAGGCGTTTGCTAACGTGGGCTTAAAAGATTTACCCGATTTTGCACAGGATGGCGTGTTAGCGCGTACTAAAAGCATGATTAACAACGTCACCAAAGCCTTTGACACTATTGATAGCGGCATTACTGCTGCGTCAAGGCTACTGCATGGCGATATTTCAGTGATCTTAAAGCCCGGCTCATCCGGTAAAAGCCTGGTCGAAGCGATACAACGAATGTGGCGTGCGGGCAGACGTACTGGGCAAGATGCCTTGATGCTGGCACAGCAAATTAAAACGCTAGCGGGTGTTACGCTGGGGAATGATTTAGCCCCGCGTGGAGTCTGGAAAAGCGATAGACCCAGTGTACAGGCTGAACGCAGGCACAGTAATCGGATTGCGGCTTTGTTGCGTACGACGGCGATCCATGAGGCAACCTGGCGACTGACACAATTGCCACCACCACGGACTGCCCTATTACCGGTTAATCAACGTGGAAAACGTCAGATACACGTCAATATTTCCCATCCCGCCTTGCATGCTGCTTTGCATAAGACAGATAACCCGATGGAAAGGGTAGCGGCAGTTACGTGGGATGCGTTGGTCACCGTGCGAGAAACGCTGAATCAGTCTATCGAGCACGAACAGGCGTCAACGCTTGACGATGCGTTGTTCCTCGCCTTGCAACAGGTAAAAACCGATGCGAACCGTGATATTGCAACACGACTGGCGCAAGTTGAAAAAACGGTTACCCGTACGCCAGAGGCGGTGCTACCCGCACTGGTTCTGGCCGCCAAGTGGTATGACAATGCGGCACGGGAAACCGATATCACCAGCCGGAATGCCGTTAATCATCCTGGCTTTATGCCAGTTAAACCTTTGAGAGTACCCGCAAGATGA
- a CDS encoding phage tail assembly protein: MKSIVLSKPIQVHNNKVTVLEIQEPTFDQVEKYGIPFSYSERGDMRLDTRSALSYLPELTGIPRSSAQQLALHDVFVASMIIVGFFTGAQNLAVSDDDSITLPGSGD, from the coding sequence ATGAAATCAATAGTACTGAGTAAGCCGATTCAGGTACACAATAACAAAGTCACCGTCCTGGAAATTCAGGAACCCACGTTTGATCAGGTTGAAAAATACGGCATTCCTTTTAGTTACTCTGAACGAGGCGATATGCGGTTGGATACGCGTTCAGCTCTGTCTTATCTGCCTGAACTGACGGGGATACCCCGCTCCTCGGCACAACAGCTAGCGCTACATGATGTGTTTGTCGCTTCGATGATCATCGTGGGTTTTTTTACCGGTGCCCAGAACCTGGCAGTCTCAGACGACGATTCTATAACGTTGCCTGGTTCTGGCGACTAA
- a CDS encoding phage tail tube protein gives MTGKRKIGGTCYFKVDGQQLSLNGSVEVPMNTVIREDLVGIDGSVHYKETHRAPYIKAEFKVERSFPIEKLTTADEMTITAELANGMVYVLSGAWLSGESSHNADEGTVEMEFHGDEGFYQ, from the coding sequence ATGACGGGCAAAAGAAAAATAGGTGGCACCTGCTATTTTAAGGTGGACGGCCAACAACTCTCACTGAATGGCAGTGTAGAAGTGCCGATGAATACGGTTATCCGAGAAGACCTTGTGGGTATTGATGGCAGTGTGCATTACAAGGAAACGCATCGTGCGCCTTATATCAAGGCAGAATTTAAAGTTGAGCGAAGTTTTCCGATAGAAAAACTCACTACAGCAGATGAAATGACCATTACCGCTGAATTAGCTAACGGTATGGTCTATGTATTGTCAGGCGCGTGGCTATCCGGTGAATCTTCACATAATGCTGACGAAGGCACGGTCGAGATGGAATTTCACGGAGACGAAGGATTTTATCAATGA